TCAAAAAGAATTTGATGGGCCAATTTACGAACAGGTGGAAAAAGCATATCAATTTGTTTTAAGGCATATTAATATGGGGGCAGAAATCGAAGGGATATATAGAAATGATTCTTATGAACTTCCAGTATCTGCTATTAGAGAAATGATTGCCAATGCTGTTGTACACAGGAGTTATGTAGATAAGTCTTGTATTCAGGTGAGCATTTTTGATGACAGAGTTGAGGTGTTATCACCTGGGATGCTTTATGGTGGATTGGATATTGAAACTGCAAAGTTAGGAAAATCTACTTGCAGAAATGAAGCGATTGCAGAAGCGTTTCATTATATGCATATAGTAGAGGCATGGGGAACAGGGATACCGAGAATTATAAACAGATGTAGAGAGTATGATTTACCTGAACCGACATTTGAAGAGTTTGGAAATGGATTTAAGGTTACAATGTTTAGGAAAGTAAGCAACGCCAATGAAAAAGTAAGCAACGCTAATGAAAAAGTAAGCAACGCTAATGAAAAAGTAAGCAACGCTAATGAAAAAGTAAGCAACACTTTTGAAAAGTATTTGCCATTATTCAAGGAAGCAGAGATTACGGAGAAATTTATTGAGAATAGTGGCAGAGTATTTCTGGAAAGTGGAGTAGACAAACCATTTGGACAGGCAAATATTATGGAATGGTTAGGATGTTCAAAATCCAAAGCAACAAATGTTATGAATGCAATGAAGGCAGCGAAAGTCATAAAAAAAGTCACAGGACTGGGTGCAGGGAAGTATAAGTTTATAGAACTATAGAAAAAAGAGAAGGTCTCTCAAGGAAGGCACCCCAACAGAACAATCTTGCAATCCCGATGTTATCTTTCTATAATATTCTTAAGT
This window of the Mediterraneibacter gnavus ATCC 29149 genome carries:
- a CDS encoding ATP-binding protein, translated to MIDKNYFGEGKNIEFKREIPGNHEKFLKDIIAFSNSTGGKVIVGIEDETGTVYGIGEQSPFKLSDSISNMVSDACTPQIEPDISIQTIEEKTVLVIDIVPGKFRPYYIAKKGKETTAFIRINGTSRPADARKLKELELEGQNISYDSLQEIGREFDKEKALKLCETMKKIAVISCKTDEKNAAKDMTIEKLEDFGILCRVGRTLYPTHAFDLMTDNKSKASKIQCALFKGTIRDVFIDQKEFDGPIYEQVEKAYQFVLRHINMGAEIEGIYRNDSYELPVSAIREMIANAVVHRSYVDKSCIQVSIFDDRVEVLSPGMLYGGLDIETAKLGKSTCRNEAIAEAFHYMHIVEAWGTGIPRIINRCREYDLPEPTFEEFGNGFKVTMFRKVSNANEKVSNANEKVSNANEKVSNANEKVSNTFEKYLPLFKEAEITEKFIENSGRVFLESGVDKPFGQANIMEWLGCSKSKATNVMNAMKAAKVIKKVTGLGAGKYKFIEL